From one Desulfovibrio sp. JC022 genomic stretch:
- a CDS encoding SHOCT domain-containing protein: MEFISALGSWCGGPGFGHGAGYGMSGWMPFHFGGILQLIVIGLIIYFTVRMFRRPDTGPSAPSAQDVLKKRYAAGEIDEDTYIRMKDELK, encoded by the coding sequence ATGGAATTTATCAGTGCATTAGGCAGTTGGTGTGGCGGTCCCGGATTCGGTCATGGTGCCGGGTATGGAATGAGTGGCTGGATGCCTTTCCATTTTGGCGGTATTTTGCAGCTTATAGTGATCGGGTTGATCATATATTTTACCGTGCGCATGTTTCGTAGGCCGGATACCGGCCCTAGTGCTCCTTCCGCTCAGGATGTCTTGAAGAAGCGTTACGCAGCAGGTGAGATAGACGAGGACACATATATCCGCATGAAGGATGAATTGAAATAA
- a CDS encoding bacteriohemerythrin, with product MESGKDSLWKAKYLLDIDDIDKQHQQYFSICSKIASLCDLARAGKKITIGQLLISIFELRSYAFKHFITEEALLAKYNYPKAFAHIELHDLYLEKIRSYTKQIKAHHKKTKVSADHDFVREAEKISKFAIGWWSKHILEDDKEYAEFIEKVGREQARDERHFGVKEE from the coding sequence ATGGAAAGCGGAAAGGATAGTTTGTGGAAGGCCAAATATCTGTTGGATATTGATGATATTGATAAACAGCATCAGCAATATTTTTCAATTTGCAGTAAAATCGCTAGTCTATGTGATCTTGCTCGGGCGGGTAAGAAGATAACCATTGGGCAGCTTCTTATCTCAATTTTTGAATTGCGTAGTTACGCATTCAAGCATTTTATCACTGAGGAAGCTCTGCTCGCCAAATATAATTACCCCAAGGCGTTTGCCCATATTGAGCTGCATGATCTCTACTTGGAAAAGATTAGAAGCTACACCAAGCAAATCAAGGCACATCATAAGAAGACTAAGGTTTCTGCTGATCATGATTTTGTTCGTGAGGCGGAGAAAATATCAAAGTTTGCCATTGGCTGGTGGAGCAAGCACATTTTGGAAGATGATAAGGAATATGCTGAATTTATTGAAAAAGTCGGGCGCGAGCAGGCCAGAGACGAACGTCATTTCGGGGTTAAGGAAGAATAG
- a CDS encoding lysophospholipid acyltransferase family protein, protein MSLIRTLFFYLVFFPATIFFSIVAIIGRNQTSAHWSERNWGKVVTWLCASTDRVDLSALDKNQTYVFMVNHQSFYDIPLLFKHLAPWEFKFVAKKQLFDFPVFGHAMSAGNHISIDRENRRQGMRDIQNAINVADSGLSPLIFPEGTRNPAPEKDGLMEFKTGGMVLALKCKKPIAPVVMYGVNRVCKKHSLWMNPFQEIKIKALPPIDISEYKVRDRVKLKEQLEEVMGAAYAELKNE, encoded by the coding sequence GTGAGCCTAATCAGAACCTTATTTTTCTACCTTGTATTTTTCCCGGCCACCATATTCTTCTCCATCGTGGCTATCATCGGACGCAACCAGACTTCCGCCCACTGGAGTGAACGAAACTGGGGAAAGGTCGTCACCTGGCTTTGTGCCAGCACGGATCGGGTGGACCTGAGCGCACTGGATAAAAACCAGACTTACGTGTTCATGGTAAACCACCAGAGCTTTTACGATATCCCCCTGCTTTTCAAGCACCTTGCTCCTTGGGAATTCAAATTTGTTGCCAAAAAGCAACTTTTCGATTTCCCGGTCTTTGGACATGCTATGTCCGCAGGAAATCACATTTCCATTGACCGTGAAAACCGCAGACAGGGCATGCGCGACATCCAGAACGCCATTAACGTCGCCGACAGCGGACTATCCCCGCTGATTTTCCCTGAAGGCACCCGTAACCCCGCCCCTGAAAAAGACGGACTTATGGAATTTAAAACCGGCGGAATGGTGCTGGCCCTTAAATGTAAGAAACCCATCGCCCCGGTAGTTATGTACGGGGTCAACCGGGTCTGCAAAAAACACAGCCTGTGGATGAACCCTTTTCAGGAAATCAAAATCAAGGCTCTGCCTCCCATTGATATTTCAGAATACAAAGTGCGTGACCGTGTCAAACTCAAGGAACAGCTTGAAGAAGTCATGGGCGCAGCCTACGCGGAGCTGAAAAATGAGTGA
- a CDS encoding ParB N-terminal domain-containing protein has translation MSNPNVYSLSPADIDCSGPWLLHPESPVEKLIPSLKKHGQLVPVLAVEDSGKKLLVAGRARVAAAEKLGMDVLVRYIDAADDISKAVLHLEENGARAADEFLKLVTMRFFSARMDAADLPKTVAPLLGLKPKSRDMKFWLDWMELEPEFDELLGLGHIPLAAVSVLSKLDETDRAALVRFFEKLSWSRSNAVNFLTWLYETSRRENKSIADLVSVPAFESAGESESPKDAVSRFCKAAKELRYPRLSELEKTHNKIVSEVCAGTKWRVEPVGNFETGEVLIQTRFKNREMMDKAMADLESISKFSGWEELFELGRDK, from the coding sequence TTGAGTAATCCTAATGTTTACAGCCTTTCTCCGGCTGATATCGATTGTTCCGGTCCATGGCTTTTGCATCCTGAATCACCGGTAGAGAAGCTCATTCCCTCGCTTAAAAAGCATGGGCAGCTTGTTCCGGTGCTGGCGGTTGAAGATTCCGGCAAGAAACTGCTCGTTGCAGGCAGGGCAAGGGTTGCCGCTGCTGAAAAGCTCGGAATGGATGTTTTGGTCCGTTATATTGATGCAGCTGATGATATTTCAAAAGCGGTGTTACATCTGGAAGAAAATGGCGCGCGTGCCGCTGACGAATTTTTAAAGTTGGTGACAATGCGTTTTTTCTCTGCCCGTATGGATGCTGCCGATCTTCCCAAAACCGTGGCTCCGCTGCTCGGTCTCAAGCCCAAATCCCGGGACATGAAATTCTGGCTGGATTGGATGGAACTTGAGCCGGAGTTTGATGAATTGCTGGGGCTCGGGCATATCCCTTTGGCTGCTGTTTCCGTGCTTTCAAAGCTTGATGAAACAGACCGCGCCGCGCTGGTCCGGTTTTTTGAAAAGCTGAGCTGGTCCCGTTCTAATGCGGTGAATTTTCTGACTTGGCTGTACGAGACCTCCCGCCGTGAGAACAAATCTATTGCTGATTTGGTTTCCGTGCCCGCATTTGAGTCTGCAGGTGAAAGCGAATCACCTAAAGATGCGGTTTCTCGTTTTTGCAAGGCCGCAAAGGAATTGCGCTATCCCCGGCTGAGCGAGCTGGAGAAGACCCACAACAAGATTGTTTCCGAAGTTTGTGCCGGGACTAAATGGCGAGTTGAGCCTGTGGGCAACTTCGAGACCGGGGAGGTCCTGATCCAGACCAGATTCAAGAATCGCGAGATGATGGATAAGGCCATGGCCGATCTTGAATCCATTTCAAAATTCAGCGGCTGGGAAGAATTATTTGAATTGGGCCGTGATAAATAA
- the katG gene encoding catalase/peroxidase HPI — MSDEKKCPVTGRTASQVAGSGTSNKEWWPNQLNLHILHQHSTKSDPMGKGFNYAEEFKKLDLESLKKDIFELMTTSQDWWPADYGHYGPFFIRMAWHSAGTYRIGDGRGGAGSGSQRLAPLNSWPDNVNLDKARRLLWPIKKKYGHKISWADLMIFAGNCAIESMGLKPFGFAGGREDIWEPEEDIYWGDEDTWLGDERYKGDRKLDNPLAAVQMGLIYVNPEGPNGEPNAVASGKDVRTTFARMAMNDEETVALVAGGHTFGKCHGAGDAANVGPEPEGAPIEDQGLGWKSRFGSGKGGDTISSGIEGAWTPTPIKWDNSYFETLFDYEWNLEKSPAGAWQWHPSDPEAKKAVPDAHDPSKTHAPMMTTADLSLRMDPIYAPIAKRFHDNPEEFADAFARAWFKLTHRDMGPRSRYLGSMVPEEELIWQDPVPAVDHELIDEKDITDLKAKILASGLSVSKLVSAAWASASTYRDSDKRGGANGARIRLAPQQAWYVNQPLQLPELLKILGKIQDEFNSQPSNKKISIADLIVLGGCAAVEQGAKNAGFNITVPFTPGRTDASQEQTDVHSFAVLEPAADGFRNYQKVKYSVTPEELLIDKAQLMTLTAPEMTVLIGGMRVLDANFDGSKHGVFTDKPESLNNDFFSNLLDIGTVWTPTSEDAELFEGRDRESGELKWTATRIDLIFGANSQLRAIAEVYGCEDSEEKFVNDFIAAWDKVMNLDRFELR; from the coding sequence ATGAGTGACGAAAAAAAATGTCCGGTAACCGGACGCACTGCAAGCCAAGTTGCGGGAAGCGGCACATCAAATAAAGAATGGTGGCCCAATCAGCTCAACCTTCATATCCTGCATCAGCATTCAACAAAATCCGATCCCATGGGCAAGGGATTCAACTATGCTGAAGAGTTCAAAAAACTGGACCTTGAGTCCCTTAAAAAAGACATCTTCGAACTGATGACCACCTCGCAGGATTGGTGGCCCGCAGACTACGGTCATTACGGACCGTTTTTCATACGCATGGCATGGCACAGTGCCGGGACTTACCGCATCGGAGATGGACGCGGTGGTGCCGGGTCCGGTAGCCAGCGTTTGGCGCCGCTGAACAGCTGGCCGGACAACGTAAACCTCGATAAAGCCCGTAGGCTGCTCTGGCCCATCAAGAAAAAATACGGACATAAAATTTCATGGGCCGACCTGATGATCTTTGCCGGAAACTGCGCCATTGAATCCATGGGACTTAAGCCTTTCGGATTCGCTGGCGGGCGCGAAGATATCTGGGAGCCGGAGGAAGATATTTATTGGGGTGACGAAGACACATGGCTCGGTGACGAAAGATATAAAGGTGACCGTAAGCTGGATAATCCGCTGGCAGCAGTTCAGATGGGACTCATCTACGTGAATCCCGAAGGTCCCAACGGGGAACCCAATGCTGTGGCATCCGGCAAGGACGTGCGCACTACATTTGCACGTATGGCCATGAACGATGAAGAAACCGTGGCCCTCGTGGCCGGGGGACACACTTTCGGTAAATGTCACGGAGCCGGGGACGCAGCCAACGTGGGGCCGGAGCCGGAAGGCGCGCCCATCGAAGATCAGGGACTGGGCTGGAAAAGCAGATTCGGCAGCGGCAAAGGCGGAGATACCATTTCCAGCGGCATTGAAGGAGCTTGGACTCCCACCCCCATCAAGTGGGACAACAGCTATTTCGAGACCCTCTTCGACTATGAATGGAATCTGGAAAAAAGCCCTGCCGGAGCATGGCAATGGCATCCCTCCGATCCTGAAGCGAAAAAGGCAGTGCCCGATGCCCACGATCCGTCAAAGACCCACGCGCCCATGATGACCACCGCGGACCTCTCCCTGCGCATGGACCCGATCTACGCGCCCATTGCCAAGAGATTCCATGATAACCCGGAAGAATTTGCGGACGCCTTTGCACGGGCATGGTTCAAGCTGACTCACCGCGACATGGGACCACGCTCCCGATATCTCGGTTCCATGGTTCCCGAAGAAGAACTCATCTGGCAGGACCCTGTTCCTGCTGTGGATCACGAGCTTATTGATGAGAAAGATATTACCGACCTGAAGGCAAAGATTCTGGCATCAGGCCTGTCTGTTTCCAAGCTGGTTTCTGCTGCATGGGCCAGCGCATCCACCTACCGCGATTCCGACAAGCGCGGCGGTGCCAACGGCGCACGAATCCGTCTTGCACCGCAACAGGCTTGGTATGTAAACCAGCCTCTGCAACTGCCTGAATTGCTCAAAATTCTGGGAAAGATTCAGGATGAATTCAACAGCCAGCCCAGTAACAAAAAAATATCCATTGCTGATTTGATCGTGCTGGGCGGTTGCGCCGCAGTGGAACAGGGAGCAAAGAACGCAGGTTTTAATATAACCGTACCCTTCACTCCGGGACGCACCGATGCATCGCAGGAACAGACCGATGTCCATTCATTTGCCGTGCTCGAACCTGCCGCCGATGGTTTCCGCAATTATCAGAAGGTTAAGTATTCCGTTACCCCGGAAGAATTACTGATAGATAAGGCCCAACTCATGACCCTGACCGCGCCGGAAATGACCGTACTCATCGGGGGAATGCGTGTGCTGGATGCCAACTTTGACGGCTCCAAACACGGCGTATTCACTGACAAACCGGAAAGCCTGAATAACGACTTCTTCAGCAACCTGCTCGATATCGGCACTGTCTGGACACCCACTTCCGAAGATGCCGAACTGTTTGAAGGCCGCGACCGGGAAAGCGGCGAGCTCAAATGGACCGCCACCCGCATCGACCTTATCTTCGGTGCCAATTCCCAGCTCCGGGCAATTGCCGAAGTCTATGGATGTGAAGATTCTGAAGAAAAGTTTGTGAACGATTTCATCGCCGCTTGGGATAAAGTGATGAATCTGGACCGGTTTGAGCTGAGATAA
- a CDS encoding spore photoproduct lyase family protein, whose protein sequence is MSSEFILPDHLKGIEKIYIDRSMQKVPLTERVISRMPDLPVEIVDPDNFPHGELGGKQSLYLKEYKGKFLRFCPGTRYYHCCGYRIIHIGEGCPMACSYCILQAYFQDNVLKVWANQNDLFDELGKAFSADLSTRYRIGTGEFTDSLALEAVTGYSRDLIEFLGDYPNVSLELKSKIIDLSWMDVVKRTDRLLPAWSLNAPFVNEHEEFGVSTLKERLEAARTCAEAGFRVCLHFDPIIRFEGWREGYAEIIDMIFDYVKPEQIAYFSLGSFRHMPHLKSIIEQNFPETTYIYDEFITGNDNKMRLLRPLRLRQFKFIVDRLRKHGMGKQLYFCMESTENWQDVFGYTPKDLGGLGKHLMKQAFAD, encoded by the coding sequence ATGAGTAGTGAATTCATACTTCCCGATCATCTGAAGGGAATTGAAAAAATATATATTGATCGCAGTATGCAGAAAGTTCCGCTTACTGAGCGCGTGATTTCGCGTATGCCTGATCTCCCGGTGGAGATCGTGGACCCGGATAATTTCCCTCACGGGGAGCTTGGCGGCAAGCAGTCTTTGTATCTGAAAGAGTACAAGGGCAAGTTTCTGCGCTTCTGCCCCGGCACCCGCTATTATCACTGCTGCGGGTACCGGATCATTCACATTGGAGAGGGCTGCCCCATGGCCTGCTCTTATTGTATTTTGCAGGCTTACTTTCAGGATAATGTACTTAAAGTCTGGGCTAACCAGAATGATCTTTTTGATGAGCTGGGCAAGGCTTTTTCTGCCGACCTTTCTACCCGGTATCGTATAGGAACAGGTGAATTTACCGATTCCCTCGCCCTTGAAGCGGTAACCGGATACAGCCGCGATCTGATTGAGTTCCTCGGTGATTATCCGAATGTGTCTTTGGAGCTTAAGTCCAAGATTATCGACCTTTCATGGATGGATGTAGTCAAACGTACCGACCGTCTGCTTCCGGCATGGTCTCTCAATGCACCGTTCGTCAATGAGCATGAGGAGTTCGGGGTTTCGACTCTCAAGGAGCGGCTCGAAGCTGCCCGCACCTGTGCTGAAGCGGGCTTCCGGGTCTGTCTCCATTTTGATCCCATAATTCGTTTTGAGGGCTGGCGCGAAGGATACGCTGAAATCATTGACATGATTTTTGATTACGTGAAGCCGGAGCAGATCGCTTATTTCAGCCTCGGATCGTTCAGGCATATGCCGCATCTCAAGTCGATTATTGAACAGAACTTCCCGGAAACAACCTACATCTACGATGAGTTCATCACTGGGAACGATAATAAAATGCGCTTGTTGCGGCCTTTGCGTCTGCGCCAGTTCAAATTTATTGTGGATCGTCTGCGTAAGCACGGCATGGGCAAACAGCTTTATTTCTGTATGGAATCCACTGAGAACTGGCAGGATGTTTTTGGTTACACCCCGAAAGATCTGGGCGGGCTGGGTAAGCATCTTATGAAGCAGGCCTTCGCTGATTAG
- a CDS encoding protein phosphatase 2C domain-containing protein, with product MQVESLIEHGTGVLNEDYLLMEDNIFGVFDGATSLTHETYEHGYTGGFLASNLAGEEFRKNGGTMQELAQRANQKIRKGMAERNVNMSSKRNLWSTGAAVVRIKENKMEWAQIGDCRIVCIYDNGDFEFLCKCPDQDRVTLSMWKEVGPSAESSIGVALHDQISKVRCRMNLDYGVFNGEPEAINFLNTGIHDLEGVRNILLFTDGLLMPNENPCEERDYNEQVDLFHKSGLKGLRDRIRSIEATDLNCCTYPRFKTHDDIAAVAIGM from the coding sequence CTCCTGATGGAGGATAATATCTTCGGCGTTTTTGACGGAGCAACCAGCCTGACCCATGAAACATATGAACACGGCTATACCGGCGGCTTTCTAGCTTCAAACCTTGCAGGTGAAGAGTTCAGAAAAAACGGCGGAACCATGCAGGAACTGGCACAGCGCGCCAACCAGAAAATCCGCAAGGGCATGGCTGAACGTAACGTCAATATGTCCAGCAAAAGAAATTTATGGAGCACCGGCGCGGCAGTGGTTCGTATTAAAGAGAACAAGATGGAATGGGCGCAGATTGGAGATTGCAGGATAGTATGTATTTACGATAACGGCGATTTCGAATTTCTCTGCAAATGCCCGGATCAGGACAGGGTTACTCTGAGTATGTGGAAAGAAGTAGGCCCGTCTGCTGAATCATCCATAGGCGTTGCCCTGCATGATCAGATATCCAAAGTTCGCTGCCGCATGAATCTCGATTACGGAGTATTCAACGGAGAACCCGAAGCAATAAATTTTCTCAATACCGGGATACATGATCTTGAGGGAGTCCGTAACATCCTTTTATTCACAGACGGCCTGCTAATGCCCAATGAGAACCCTTGCGAAGAACGGGATTACAACGAACAAGTCGACTTGTTCCATAAGTCCGGCCTCAAAGGACTCCGTGACCGCATTCGCAGCATTGAAGCCACCGACCTCAATTGCTGCACCTATCCCCGGTTCAAGACTCATGATGATATTGCGGCAGTTGCTATTGGGATGTAG
- the fusA gene encoding elongation factor G: MSEALQNQRTFALVGHGGCGKTSTAEMILFNAGVIDRLGKIEEGTTALDTEPEEIKRRGSIQSGFAGYKWNKNDHYLIDTPGDANFCGDRPYSLAASDGVVFTIDAVDGVKPLSRKAWAAVENANLPTVIYINKMDRDRADFDSAFDSLNSALGISPVLLHYPIGIKENFKGVVDMLSGQAYLFEEDGKVSKGDIPADIADEIEILRETMIENIAESDEDLMEKYLEEGELTPEEIAKGLTAGVMNRSLFPVCVGAALENKGGSFLLDMIQTYLPSPLDHADWQGEDGETRKSSADGPVACFVFKTIADPFAGQLTVCRVLSGTVSGDMTLTNTNTEAKERMGNIQLMVGKDQKPLKSPAGPGAIITLAKLKETFTGDTLCDDANKFTLEKPQLAPQLITFALSPAEKGDEDKVFQAIQKLLAEDVNLSLSRDEETADILLSGMGQNHIEISVEKAKRRYKAEIVLNAPKVPYRETIKGFAEVNGRFKKQSGGRGQFGDCWIKLEPQTKGEGYEFVNKIVGGVIPKQYIPAVDKGVQEAAQKGILSGSQIIDFKVTLYDGSYHSVDSSEMAFKVAGSMAFKKACEEAGVALLEPLMNVVVEVPDEFMGDIIGDLSSRRGKVLGSDSTAGVTEVKAHVPMSEILKYAPDLRSMTGGQGTFTMELSHYEECPPPIADKVIEEFNAGKEE, from the coding sequence ATGTCTGAAGCTTTACAAAACCAAAGGACTTTTGCACTTGTGGGCCACGGCGGTTGTGGCAAAACCTCTACCGCCGAGATGATTCTTTTTAATGCGGGCGTCATTGACAGACTCGGCAAGATTGAGGAAGGCACCACCGCCCTCGATACCGAGCCTGAAGAAATTAAACGCCGCGGTTCCATCCAGTCCGGTTTCGCCGGATACAAGTGGAACAAAAACGACCACTATCTTATCGACACTCCGGGTGATGCAAACTTCTGCGGAGATCGCCCCTACTCTCTAGCCGCGTCCGACGGCGTTGTCTTTACCATTGACGCCGTGGACGGAGTCAAGCCCCTTTCCCGCAAAGCATGGGCAGCAGTTGAAAATGCAAACCTCCCCACAGTTATTTACATCAACAAGATGGACCGAGACCGTGCAGACTTCGATTCTGCCTTCGACAGCTTAAACTCTGCTCTCGGCATCAGCCCCGTACTGCTGCATTATCCAATCGGAATCAAGGAAAATTTCAAGGGCGTAGTGGATATGCTCTCAGGTCAGGCCTATCTGTTCGAAGAGGACGGAAAAGTCTCCAAGGGCGATATTCCCGCCGATATCGCAGATGAAATTGAAATTCTGCGCGAAACCATGATCGAAAACATCGCTGAAAGTGATGAAGATCTCATGGAAAAATACCTTGAAGAAGGTGAACTTACCCCTGAAGAAATCGCCAAAGGATTAACCGCCGGTGTAATGAACCGCAGCCTGTTCCCGGTCTGCGTTGGTGCCGCACTGGAAAACAAGGGCGGTTCCTTCCTGCTGGATATGATCCAGACCTATCTGCCCTCCCCGCTGGATCATGCCGATTGGCAGGGCGAAGACGGTGAAACCCGCAAATCTTCCGCTGACGGACCTGTGGCCTGCTTTGTATTCAAAACCATTGCTGACCCCTTTGCCGGACAGCTTACCGTCTGCCGCGTTCTCTCCGGAACCGTCAGCGGCGACATGACTCTGACCAACACCAACACCGAAGCCAAAGAAAGAATGGGCAACATCCAGCTCATGGTCGGCAAGGATCAAAAACCGCTCAAGAGCCCCGCAGGCCCCGGTGCAATCATCACCCTTGCCAAGCTCAAGGAGACCTTCACCGGCGACACCCTCTGCGATGACGCTAACAAGTTCACCCTTGAAAAGCCGCAACTTGCTCCGCAGCTGATCACCTTCGCCCTTTCCCCAGCGGAAAAAGGTGACGAAGATAAGGTCTTCCAGGCTATTCAAAAACTGCTTGCCGAAGACGTAAATCTCAGCCTTTCCCGCGATGAGGAAACCGCTGACATCCTGCTTTCCGGTATGGGCCAGAACCATATTGAAATCTCCGTAGAGAAAGCAAAACGCCGCTACAAGGCTGAAATCGTGCTCAACGCACCCAAGGTTCCCTACCGCGAAACCATCAAGGGCTTTGCTGAAGTCAACGGGCGTTTCAAGAAGCAGTCCGGTGGACGCGGACAGTTCGGCGATTGCTGGATCAAACTTGAGCCGCAGACCAAGGGCGAAGGATACGAATTCGTCAATAAAATTGTTGGCGGCGTGATTCCCAAGCAGTACATTCCCGCAGTCGACAAAGGCGTACAGGAGGCTGCTCAGAAAGGAATCCTTTCCGGTTCCCAGATTATTGATTTCAAGGTCACTCTTTACGATGGCTCCTACCATTCCGTTGACTCCTCGGAAATGGCCTTCAAAGTTGCCGGATCAATGGCTTTCAAGAAAGCCTGCGAAGAGGCCGGGGTTGCTCTGCTTGAACCGCTGATGAACGTTGTGGTCGAAGTACCTGATGAATTCATGGGCGATATCATCGGCGACCTTTCTTCCCGCCGCGGTAAGGTGCTCGGTTCCGACTCCACCGCTGGCGTAACCGAAGTTAAGGCCCACGTGCCCATGTCCGAAATCCTCAAGTACGCACCGGACCTGCGCTCCATGACCGGTGGACAGGGAACATTCACCATGGAACTGTCTCACTACGAGGAATGCCCGCCGCCCATCGCTGATAAAGTTATTGAAGAGTTCAATGCAGGTAAGGAAGAATAA